GGTCCTCAGAATAGTCCCACTGATTCATTCCTGGGTTGGTCAGATAACTTTTCTACAGGTTTCCCCTTCTCACCAGAGTCAACATGCACTTCAtcaatgtttctttccttcaggTTGTCGGTGTGGAGTGGAGGATAAGGCCATATGTTTTGAGCAGTGCATTTCTGCGAGAGTATTGTCACAGGACGGGACTTCCAAAGCAGGTATGTCTCCCCAGAAGATTTGTGGACCCATCTTGAGAGACATTTTGCATTTGATCGAGCACCAGGACACTCATCATAAGCAGAAATTGTACATATGTGGggcatttggaaaataatttcatgaCACTGCAAACCTTTATCAGCACCATTAGCAGCACATTGGAGAGAAACACTTCAGAAGCAATATGGGCGGAGCCTTGCTTTTAGAGAACTGCAAATTCGATGTCAGTGAAGCCCTTTACCTGCAAAGAAATTAGGAAGGACTTCTTGGCCAGCTCAACTTTCTCTGGCAACAGGTCACTCACACTGGGGAGAAGTCAAACAGTGTAACTGAGTGTGTGGTGGCCTTCCACAATGTAAACTGTCATTGTAACCAGGGAGACTGCATGAGAACTTTTAGCCCCAAACACACGTTTATTCAGCACCAACAAGTCCTCATGAGGGAAAGATGTTATAgctgcagtgaatgtgggaaatcctttAGCAAAAGCTGTAGCCTCCATGACCATTTGAAAGTTCACACTAGAGAAAAGCCTTATAAGTGTGGGGAGTGTGGGAAATCCTTTAGGCAAAGCTCTGGCCTCATTCAACACCAGAGAGTTCACACTAGGCTAAGACCTCATGAATGTGATGAATGCAGAAAATTATTTAGCAAGAAGTACAATTTCATTATGATCAGAGAGTTCACACTGGTAAAAAGCCATATGATTGTGGTGAATGTGGGAAATTCTTTAGCTGCAAATCTGACCTCATTACTcaccagagaattcatactggaacAAGGCCTTATGAGAGCAGTGAAGGTGGGAAAGCCTTTAGCCACAGCTCCAGTCTCATTAAATaccagagaattcacactggagaaaggccttatgagGGAGGGGAATGTGGGAAATCCTTTAGCCAGAGTTCTCACCTTATTAAACACCAGAGAGTTCATGCTGGAGAAAGATCTtatgagtgcagtgaatgtgggaaattctttatctctagTTACCGATTCTttcaacatcagagaattcacacttgTTTGAGACCTCACAAATGTGATGAATGTGGAAAATTATTTACCAACTTGTCCAACTTCATTCAGCaccagagagttcacactggagacAGGCCATTTGAGtgtagtgaatgtgggaaattctTTAGCTACAAATCCTACCTCATTACACACTGGAGAATTCACACTGGAGTGAGGCCTTTTGATTCTGGGGAATGTGGGAAATCACTTAGCCATGGCTCTATGCTCCTTCTACACTGGAGAGTTCACATGAGGGAAAGGCCTTAatgagtgcagtgaatgtgggaaatcctttAGCCACAGCTCTAGCCTCATTAGACACCAGAGAAATCACACTGGAGAAAGGTCTTGTGAATGTAATGAGTGTCAGAAATCCTTTAGCAACAGCTCTAGCCTCATTAAGCACCAAAGAGTTCATACTGGGGAAAGGCCTTATGTATGCAGTA
This genomic interval from Panthera leo isolate Ple1 chromosome E2, P.leo_Ple1_pat1.1, whole genome shotgun sequence contains the following:
- the ZNF256 gene encoding LOW QUALITY PROTEIN: zinc finger protein 256 (The sequence of the model RefSeq protein was modified relative to this genomic sequence to represent the inferred CDS: inserted 5 bases in 4 codons; deleted 1 base in 1 codon), whose translation is MGGALLLENCKFDVSXKPFTCKEIRKDFLASSXFLWQQVTHTGEKSNSVTECVVAFHNVNCHCNQGDCMRTFSPKHTFIQHQQVLMRERCYSCSECGKSFSKSCSLHDHLKVHTREKPYKCGECGKSFRQSSGLIQHQRVHTRLRPHECDECRKLFSKKYNFIMXQRVHTGKKPYDCGECGKFFSCKSDLITHQRIHTGTRPYESSEGGKAFSHSSSLIKYQRIHTGERPYEGGECGKSFSQSSHLIKHQRVHAGERSYECSECGKFFISSYRFFQHQRIHTCLRPHKCDECGKLFTNLSNFIQHQRVHTGDRPFECSECGKFFSYKSYLITHWRIHTGVRPFDSGECGKSLSHGSMLLLHWRVHMRERPNECSECGKSFSHSSSLIRHQRNHTGERSCECNECQKSFSNSSSLIKHQRVHTGERPYVCSTCGKSFSQSSNLINHQRVHTRERPYGCSEHGKSFTFNXSLLKHQNIHKE